One window of Brachybacterium ginsengisoli genomic DNA carries:
- a CDS encoding DNA-formamidopyrimidine glycosylase family protein, translating to MPEGDTVARQCRILHEALAGGTITSCDLRVPQAATADLTGWRVQEVRPRGKHLLIRLLSPSPGTPPMTLHSHLMMDGIWHVDGKALRSSDTSAGPRPADTIRIVLTARHEDGQQSRAVAYDVKQVRLVRTADEGSLVGHLGPDLLDPTWGAEHRARAVENLAAEPERPVGLAVLDQRNLAGVGNIYRSELCFLRRVHPAAPTGEAGDLGELVDLAHRLLVLNRDRTVRVTTGGMLGRDGDLWVYGRGGRQCRRCRTRIERGELADPRLEGTEARVLWFCPRCQAGPGAPAPQQRQDRRSDRRRWSGR from the coding sequence AGGCCCTCGCAGGCGGCACGATCACGAGCTGCGACCTGCGCGTCCCGCAGGCCGCGACCGCGGACCTCACCGGGTGGAGGGTCCAGGAGGTGCGGCCGCGCGGCAAGCATCTGCTGATCCGCCTGCTCTCGCCCTCCCCGGGCACGCCGCCGATGACCCTGCACAGCCATCTGATGATGGACGGGATATGGCACGTGGACGGGAAGGCGCTGCGCTCGAGCGACACCAGCGCCGGACCCCGCCCGGCGGACACCATCCGGATCGTCCTGACCGCCCGGCACGAGGACGGTCAGCAGTCGCGCGCGGTCGCGTACGACGTCAAGCAGGTGCGCCTGGTCCGCACGGCCGACGAGGGCTCCCTGGTGGGGCACCTGGGCCCCGATCTGCTGGATCCCACCTGGGGCGCGGAGCATCGCGCGCGAGCGGTGGAGAACCTCGCCGCGGAGCCGGAACGGCCCGTGGGCCTCGCCGTGCTCGATCAGCGCAACCTCGCCGGGGTCGGCAACATCTACCGCAGCGAGCTGTGCTTCCTGCGCCGCGTCCACCCGGCCGCGCCCACGGGCGAGGCCGGAGATCTCGGGGAGCTGGTCGACCTCGCCCACCGCCTGCTGGTGCTGAACCGGGACCGCACGGTGCGGGTCACCACCGGCGGGATGCTGGGCCGCGACGGGGACCTGTGGGTGTACGGGCGGGGCGGACGGCAGTGCCGACGCTGCCGCACCCGGATCGAGCGCGGCGAGCTCGCCGATCCCCGCCTCGAGGGGACCGAGGCGCGGGTGCTGTGGTTCTGCCCCCGGTGCCAGGCGGGGCCGGGTGCTCCGGCCCCGCAGCAGCGGCAGGACCGCCGCAGTGATCGGCGTCGCTGGTCCGGCCGCTGA